In Phyllopteryx taeniolatus isolate TA_2022b chromosome 13, UOR_Ptae_1.2, whole genome shotgun sequence, the following are encoded in one genomic region:
- the zbtb24 gene encoding zinc finger and BTB domain-containing protein 24 isoform X1, which translates to MRDRAKVPASGPLRKMTLTASSSSHKTSILSKLARLRKRDVLCDITLLAEGERFRAHKALLAASSDYFSQLFTTDDIDGEGRATYRLDGVAAATCGKVLEFIYSARVCVEEGAGEQLLAAARLLQVGDLVGALQNTRRRKRGRAKKSLLVRKRRKKSPSCDDHAEERRGVAHDGEGGGQPGRSERRKITPPVKYDAYKVGGDVSAGGGEGRELARRGRKRKYSETEARCHDCGKGFKNHLFLKIHQRTHAGEKPFSCQVCGAAFTQKHTLLVHQRKHTGETPFVCSVCSKALATKHSLLEHMNLHQENKSFCCDKCGKSFTQKRQLKSHYRVHTGKSLPECAQCQRKFLDTAQLKKHLRTHTGEKPFTCEICGKCFSVKSTLQTHIRIHRGEKPYTCNVCDKSFSDGSAHRRHVASHSGRKPFNCSACGLSFTRLDNLKTHINTHNKEKVSQPQPEDQRGGGLEVQKYELAAGSAQEIQLLVTEDNISLVAGQAEEIGMVMPQIQTFSTPEAQAAPRAEPMHVITLSKEAAEHLHVANRPGQRAAQQHGQDVHANQPVSINQTDEHISSRHIHGHTFQIQAGTVSCLYTTAGPPPLQS; encoded by the exons ATGAGAGATCGAGCAAAAGTCCCTGCAAG CGGTCCGTTGAGGAAGATGACACTGACGGCCTCGTCTTCCTCGCACAAGACGAGCATCCTCAGCAAATTGGCACGCCTCAGGAAGCGCGACGTGCTGTGTGACATCACCCTGCTAGCGGAGGGCGAGCGCTTCCGGGCACACAAGGCCCTGCTGGCGGCGAGCAGCGACTACTTCTCGCAGCTCTTCACCACCGATGACATTGACGGCGAGGGCAGAGCCACCTACCGGCTGGACGGCGTGGCGGCGGCCACGTGCGGGAAGGTGCTGGAGTTCATCTACAGCGCCCGAGTGTGCGTTGAGGAGGGCGCCGGCGAGCAGCTCCTAGCCGCCGCTCGGCTGCTGCAGGTGGGCGACCTCGTGGGGGCGCTGCAGAACACGCGGCGACGCAAGAGAGGGCGGGCCAAGAAGAGCCTGCTCGTCAGGAAGCGGAGGAAGAAGAGTCCCTCGTGTGACGACCACGCCGAAGAGCGGCGGGGAGTAGCACACGACGGAGAAGGAGGAGGGCAGCCCGGTCGCTCGGAAAGACGCAAGATCACGCCGCCTGTCAAGTATGATGCCTATAAGGTGGGCGGAGACGTGTCAGCTGGAGGAGGGGAAGGACGAGAGCTGGCAAGGAGGGGCAGGAAGAGGAAGTATTCCGAAACTGAGGCCAGGTGCCACGACTGCGGCAAAGGGTTCAAAAACCATCTCTTCCTGAAGATCCAccaacgcacgcacgcag GTGAGAAGCCATTTTCCTGCCAGGTGTGCGGCGCAGCATTCACGCAGAAGCACACGCTGCTGGTGCACCAGCGCAAGCACACGGGAGAAACGCCGTTTGTGTGCAGCGTGTGCTCCAAAGCCCTCGCCACCAAGCACAGCCTGCTCGAACACATGAACCTCCACCAAG AAAACAAGTCGTTCTGCTGTGACAAATGTGGAAAGAGCTTCACTCAGAAGAGGCAGCTGAAAAGTCATTACAGAGTCCACACAG GCAAATCGCTTCCAGAGTGTGCTCAGTGTCAGCGCAAGTTTTTGGATACGGCCCAGTTGAAAAAGCACCTACGCACTCACACAG GTGAGAAGCCGTTCACGTGCGAGATCTGCGGGAAGTGTTTTTCCGTCAAGAGCACCTTGCAGACGCACATCCGCATACACAG AGGCGAGAAGCCGTACACCTGCAACGTGTGCGACAAGTCCTTTTCGGACGGCAGCGCCCACCGCCGCCACGTGGCCTCCCACTCGGGCAGGAAGCCCTTCAACTGCTCGGCGTGCGGCCTCTCCTTCACGCGCCTCGACAACCTGAAGACTCACATCAACACCCACAACAAGGAGAAGGTGTCACAACCGCAGCCGGAGGACCAACGCGGCGGCGGCCTGGAG GTCCAGAAATATGAGCTGGCAGCGGGCTCGGCGCAGGAGATCCAGCTTCTGGTGACTGAGGACAACATCAGCTTAGTTGCGGGTCAGGCGGAGGAGATCGGCATGGTCATGCCTCAGATCCAGACGTTCAGCACGCCGGAGGCTCAGGCCGCGCCGCGGGCCGAGCCCATGCACGTCATCACCCTGAGCAAGGAGGCCGCGGAGCACCTGCACGTGGCGAACAGGCCCGGCCAGCGGGCGGCGCAACAGCACGGCCAGGACGTCCACGCGAACCAGCCCGTCTCCATCAACCAGACGGACGAGCATATCTCCAGCCGTCACATCCACGGACACACCTTCCAGATCCAGGCCGGGACCGTCTCCTGCCTGTACACCACCGCCGGACCGCCACCCTTACAGAGCTGA
- the zbtb24 gene encoding zinc finger and BTB domain-containing protein 24 isoform X2, with translation MTLTASSSSHKTSILSKLARLRKRDVLCDITLLAEGERFRAHKALLAASSDYFSQLFTTDDIDGEGRATYRLDGVAAATCGKVLEFIYSARVCVEEGAGEQLLAAARLLQVGDLVGALQNTRRRKRGRAKKSLLVRKRRKKSPSCDDHAEERRGVAHDGEGGGQPGRSERRKITPPVKYDAYKVGGDVSAGGGEGRELARRGRKRKYSETEARCHDCGKGFKNHLFLKIHQRTHAGEKPFSCQVCGAAFTQKHTLLVHQRKHTGETPFVCSVCSKALATKHSLLEHMNLHQENKSFCCDKCGKSFTQKRQLKSHYRVHTGKSLPECAQCQRKFLDTAQLKKHLRTHTGEKPFTCEICGKCFSVKSTLQTHIRIHRGEKPYTCNVCDKSFSDGSAHRRHVASHSGRKPFNCSACGLSFTRLDNLKTHINTHNKEKVSQPQPEDQRGGGLEVQKYELAAGSAQEIQLLVTEDNISLVAGQAEEIGMVMPQIQTFSTPEAQAAPRAEPMHVITLSKEAAEHLHVANRPGQRAAQQHGQDVHANQPVSINQTDEHISSRHIHGHTFQIQAGTVSCLYTTAGPPPLQS, from the exons ATGACACTGACGGCCTCGTCTTCCTCGCACAAGACGAGCATCCTCAGCAAATTGGCACGCCTCAGGAAGCGCGACGTGCTGTGTGACATCACCCTGCTAGCGGAGGGCGAGCGCTTCCGGGCACACAAGGCCCTGCTGGCGGCGAGCAGCGACTACTTCTCGCAGCTCTTCACCACCGATGACATTGACGGCGAGGGCAGAGCCACCTACCGGCTGGACGGCGTGGCGGCGGCCACGTGCGGGAAGGTGCTGGAGTTCATCTACAGCGCCCGAGTGTGCGTTGAGGAGGGCGCCGGCGAGCAGCTCCTAGCCGCCGCTCGGCTGCTGCAGGTGGGCGACCTCGTGGGGGCGCTGCAGAACACGCGGCGACGCAAGAGAGGGCGGGCCAAGAAGAGCCTGCTCGTCAGGAAGCGGAGGAAGAAGAGTCCCTCGTGTGACGACCACGCCGAAGAGCGGCGGGGAGTAGCACACGACGGAGAAGGAGGAGGGCAGCCCGGTCGCTCGGAAAGACGCAAGATCACGCCGCCTGTCAAGTATGATGCCTATAAGGTGGGCGGAGACGTGTCAGCTGGAGGAGGGGAAGGACGAGAGCTGGCAAGGAGGGGCAGGAAGAGGAAGTATTCCGAAACTGAGGCCAGGTGCCACGACTGCGGCAAAGGGTTCAAAAACCATCTCTTCCTGAAGATCCAccaacgcacgcacgcag GTGAGAAGCCATTTTCCTGCCAGGTGTGCGGCGCAGCATTCACGCAGAAGCACACGCTGCTGGTGCACCAGCGCAAGCACACGGGAGAAACGCCGTTTGTGTGCAGCGTGTGCTCCAAAGCCCTCGCCACCAAGCACAGCCTGCTCGAACACATGAACCTCCACCAAG AAAACAAGTCGTTCTGCTGTGACAAATGTGGAAAGAGCTTCACTCAGAAGAGGCAGCTGAAAAGTCATTACAGAGTCCACACAG GCAAATCGCTTCCAGAGTGTGCTCAGTGTCAGCGCAAGTTTTTGGATACGGCCCAGTTGAAAAAGCACCTACGCACTCACACAG GTGAGAAGCCGTTCACGTGCGAGATCTGCGGGAAGTGTTTTTCCGTCAAGAGCACCTTGCAGACGCACATCCGCATACACAG AGGCGAGAAGCCGTACACCTGCAACGTGTGCGACAAGTCCTTTTCGGACGGCAGCGCCCACCGCCGCCACGTGGCCTCCCACTCGGGCAGGAAGCCCTTCAACTGCTCGGCGTGCGGCCTCTCCTTCACGCGCCTCGACAACCTGAAGACTCACATCAACACCCACAACAAGGAGAAGGTGTCACAACCGCAGCCGGAGGACCAACGCGGCGGCGGCCTGGAG GTCCAGAAATATGAGCTGGCAGCGGGCTCGGCGCAGGAGATCCAGCTTCTGGTGACTGAGGACAACATCAGCTTAGTTGCGGGTCAGGCGGAGGAGATCGGCATGGTCATGCCTCAGATCCAGACGTTCAGCACGCCGGAGGCTCAGGCCGCGCCGCGGGCCGAGCCCATGCACGTCATCACCCTGAGCAAGGAGGCCGCGGAGCACCTGCACGTGGCGAACAGGCCCGGCCAGCGGGCGGCGCAACAGCACGGCCAGGACGTCCACGCGAACCAGCCCGTCTCCATCAACCAGACGGACGAGCATATCTCCAGCCGTCACATCCACGGACACACCTTCCAGATCCAGGCCGGGACCGTCTCCTGCCTGTACACCACCGCCGGACCGCCACCCTTACAGAGCTGA
- the zbtb24 gene encoding zinc finger and BTB domain-containing protein 24 isoform X3 — MRDRAKVPASGPLRKMTLTASSSSHKTSILSKLARLRKRDVLCDITLLAEGERFRAHKALLAASSDYFSQLFTTDDIDGEGRATYRLDGVAAATCGKVLEFIYSARVCVEEGAGEQLLAAARLLQVGDLVGALQNTRRRKRGRAKKSLLVRKRRKKSPSCDDHAEERRGVAHDGEGGGQPGRSERRKITPPVKYDAYKVGGDVSAGGGEGRELARRGRKRKYSETEARCHDCGKGFKNHLFLKIHQRTHAGEKPFSCQVCGAAFTQKHTLLVHQRKHTGETPFVCSVCSKALATKHSLLEHMNLHQENKSFCCDKCGKSFTQKRQLKSHYRVHTGKSLPECAQCQRKFLDTAQLKKHLRTHTGEKPFTCEICGKCFSVKSTLQTHIRIHRGEKPYTCNVCDKSFSDGSAHRRHVASHSGRKPFNCSACGLSFTRLDNLKTHINTHNKEKVSQPQPEDQRGGGLECVIHPSRRSRNMSWQRARRRRSSFW; from the exons ATGAGAGATCGAGCAAAAGTCCCTGCAAG CGGTCCGTTGAGGAAGATGACACTGACGGCCTCGTCTTCCTCGCACAAGACGAGCATCCTCAGCAAATTGGCACGCCTCAGGAAGCGCGACGTGCTGTGTGACATCACCCTGCTAGCGGAGGGCGAGCGCTTCCGGGCACACAAGGCCCTGCTGGCGGCGAGCAGCGACTACTTCTCGCAGCTCTTCACCACCGATGACATTGACGGCGAGGGCAGAGCCACCTACCGGCTGGACGGCGTGGCGGCGGCCACGTGCGGGAAGGTGCTGGAGTTCATCTACAGCGCCCGAGTGTGCGTTGAGGAGGGCGCCGGCGAGCAGCTCCTAGCCGCCGCTCGGCTGCTGCAGGTGGGCGACCTCGTGGGGGCGCTGCAGAACACGCGGCGACGCAAGAGAGGGCGGGCCAAGAAGAGCCTGCTCGTCAGGAAGCGGAGGAAGAAGAGTCCCTCGTGTGACGACCACGCCGAAGAGCGGCGGGGAGTAGCACACGACGGAGAAGGAGGAGGGCAGCCCGGTCGCTCGGAAAGACGCAAGATCACGCCGCCTGTCAAGTATGATGCCTATAAGGTGGGCGGAGACGTGTCAGCTGGAGGAGGGGAAGGACGAGAGCTGGCAAGGAGGGGCAGGAAGAGGAAGTATTCCGAAACTGAGGCCAGGTGCCACGACTGCGGCAAAGGGTTCAAAAACCATCTCTTCCTGAAGATCCAccaacgcacgcacgcag GTGAGAAGCCATTTTCCTGCCAGGTGTGCGGCGCAGCATTCACGCAGAAGCACACGCTGCTGGTGCACCAGCGCAAGCACACGGGAGAAACGCCGTTTGTGTGCAGCGTGTGCTCCAAAGCCCTCGCCACCAAGCACAGCCTGCTCGAACACATGAACCTCCACCAAG AAAACAAGTCGTTCTGCTGTGACAAATGTGGAAAGAGCTTCACTCAGAAGAGGCAGCTGAAAAGTCATTACAGAGTCCACACAG GCAAATCGCTTCCAGAGTGTGCTCAGTGTCAGCGCAAGTTTTTGGATACGGCCCAGTTGAAAAAGCACCTACGCACTCACACAG GTGAGAAGCCGTTCACGTGCGAGATCTGCGGGAAGTGTTTTTCCGTCAAGAGCACCTTGCAGACGCACATCCGCATACACAG AGGCGAGAAGCCGTACACCTGCAACGTGTGCGACAAGTCCTTTTCGGACGGCAGCGCCCACCGCCGCCACGTGGCCTCCCACTCGGGCAGGAAGCCCTTCAACTGCTCGGCGTGCGGCCTCTCCTTCACGCGCCTCGACAACCTGAAGACTCACATCAACACCCACAACAAGGAGAAGGTGTCACAACCGCAGCCGGAGGACCAACGCGGCGGCGGCCTGGAG TGTGTTATTCACCCTTCACGCAGGTCCAGAAATATGAGCTGGCAGCGGGCTCGGCGCAGGAGATCCAGCTTCTGGTGA
- the ddo gene encoding D-aspartate oxidase isoform X2, giving the protein MEVNTEQKSRITGAKLKVAVVGAGVVGFSTAVRVAEALPRCSVTLLADKFSPDTTSDGAAGILFAGQFPDIPLERQRHWFQDSFDHLLAIAKSHHAPEAGVFLSSGCQIFKEPPADKRPYWWDTVFGFRFLSERELRHFPEHTFGQAFTTIKCECSSYLPWLRNRFTKAGGKVAQRKVSSFEELSPDYDVIVNCSGLGSKELARDDRVYPVRGQVLKVDAPWLQHFIRDGDGKTYIYPGSRYVTLGGTRQDGDWRLEADPGDTENILERCFRLEPSLRRGRVLGQWVGLRPGRRNPRVESEATRLGGGHGAHVVHNYGHGGWGVSLAWGTAVDAARLVRRCLQETHPHAKL; this is encoded by the exons ATGGAGGTCAACACCGAGCAGAAAAGCAG GATAACAGGAGCGAAGCTGAAGGTCGCAGTGGTGGGCGCGGGCGTGGTGGGCTTCTCCACGGCCGTGCGCGTGGCCGAGGCTCTCCCCCGCTGCTCCGTCACCCTGCTGGCCGACAAGTTCAGCCCGGACACCACCAGCGACGGGGCCGCCGGGATCCTGTTTGCGGGACAGTTTCCAG ATATTCCTTTGGAACGCCAAAGACACTGGTTCCAGGACAGCTTTGACCACCTCCTGGCTATCGCCAAGTCCCATCACGCTCCCGAGGCCGGAGTCTTCCTCAGCTCTGG CTGTCAAATCTTCAAGGAGCCCCCGGCCGACAAGAGGCCCTACTGGTGGGATACGGTGTTTGGCTTTCGCTTCCTGAGCGAACGCGAGCTGCGTCACTTTCCCGAGCACACGTTTGGCCAGGCCTTCACCACCATCAAGTGCGAATGCTCCAGCTACCTGCCCTGGCTACGCAACAG ATTCACAAAAGCCGGCGGTAAAGTGGCGCAGAGGAAAGTGTCCAGTTTTGAGGAGTTGAGCCCGGACTACGATGTCATCGTCAACTGCTCAGGCCTGGGATCCAAGGAGCTGGCGAGAGACGACAGGGTGTACCCGGTCCggggccaggtcctgaaggTGGACGCCCCCTGGCTGCAGCACTTCATCCGCGACGGGGACGGGAAGACGTACATTTATCCCGGCTCCCGCTATGTCACTCTGGGCGGCACCCGGCAAGACGGAGATTGGCGCCTGGAGGCGGACCCCGGTGATACGGAGAACATCCTGGAGCGCTGCTTCCGGCTGGAGCCGTCCCTGCGTCGGGGGAGAGTTCTGGGGCAGTGGGTCGGGCTGAGGCCCGGCAGGAGGAACCCCAGAGTGGAGAGTGAGGCGACCCGATTGGGCGGCGGCCACGGGGCGCATGTGGTGCACAACTATGGCCACGGAGGCTGGGGCGTCTCCCTAGCCTGGGGGACGGCCGTGGACGCCGCCAGGCTGGTGAGGCGCTGCCTTCAGGAAACGCATCCGCATGCTAAACTGTGA
- the ddo gene encoding D-aspartate oxidase isoform X1, whose translation MEVNTEQKSRSVMITGAKLKVAVVGAGVVGFSTAVRVAEALPRCSVTLLADKFSPDTTSDGAAGILFAGQFPDIPLERQRHWFQDSFDHLLAIAKSHHAPEAGVFLSSGCQIFKEPPADKRPYWWDTVFGFRFLSERELRHFPEHTFGQAFTTIKCECSSYLPWLRNRFTKAGGKVAQRKVSSFEELSPDYDVIVNCSGLGSKELARDDRVYPVRGQVLKVDAPWLQHFIRDGDGKTYIYPGSRYVTLGGTRQDGDWRLEADPGDTENILERCFRLEPSLRRGRVLGQWVGLRPGRRNPRVESEATRLGGGHGAHVVHNYGHGGWGVSLAWGTAVDAARLVRRCLQETHPHAKL comes from the exons ATGGAGGTCAACACCGAGCAGAAAAGCAGGTCAGTTAT GATAACAGGAGCGAAGCTGAAGGTCGCAGTGGTGGGCGCGGGCGTGGTGGGCTTCTCCACGGCCGTGCGCGTGGCCGAGGCTCTCCCCCGCTGCTCCGTCACCCTGCTGGCCGACAAGTTCAGCCCGGACACCACCAGCGACGGGGCCGCCGGGATCCTGTTTGCGGGACAGTTTCCAG ATATTCCTTTGGAACGCCAAAGACACTGGTTCCAGGACAGCTTTGACCACCTCCTGGCTATCGCCAAGTCCCATCACGCTCCCGAGGCCGGAGTCTTCCTCAGCTCTGG CTGTCAAATCTTCAAGGAGCCCCCGGCCGACAAGAGGCCCTACTGGTGGGATACGGTGTTTGGCTTTCGCTTCCTGAGCGAACGCGAGCTGCGTCACTTTCCCGAGCACACGTTTGGCCAGGCCTTCACCACCATCAAGTGCGAATGCTCCAGCTACCTGCCCTGGCTACGCAACAG ATTCACAAAAGCCGGCGGTAAAGTGGCGCAGAGGAAAGTGTCCAGTTTTGAGGAGTTGAGCCCGGACTACGATGTCATCGTCAACTGCTCAGGCCTGGGATCCAAGGAGCTGGCGAGAGACGACAGGGTGTACCCGGTCCggggccaggtcctgaaggTGGACGCCCCCTGGCTGCAGCACTTCATCCGCGACGGGGACGGGAAGACGTACATTTATCCCGGCTCCCGCTATGTCACTCTGGGCGGCACCCGGCAAGACGGAGATTGGCGCCTGGAGGCGGACCCCGGTGATACGGAGAACATCCTGGAGCGCTGCTTCCGGCTGGAGCCGTCCCTGCGTCGGGGGAGAGTTCTGGGGCAGTGGGTCGGGCTGAGGCCCGGCAGGAGGAACCCCAGAGTGGAGAGTGAGGCGACCCGATTGGGCGGCGGCCACGGGGCGCATGTGGTGCACAACTATGGCCACGGAGGCTGGGGCGTCTCCCTAGCCTGGGGGACGGCCGTGGACGCCGCCAGGCTGGTGAGGCGCTGCCTTCAGGAAACGCATCCGCATGCTAAACTGTGA